The Candidatus Tectomicrobia bacterium sequence CTCGTCCTCCTCCCGCCGCACCTCCAGGCGGTCCAGCCGCCGGACGGTCGAGGCGGGCCTCCCCTGCTCCCGGCAGAAGGCCGCGAAGTCGTGCTCCCCGGCGAGGAAGGCCGCCGCCTCCCGCATCCGCTCCACGCCGAGCGGGGCCCGCAGGTGCCAGGTGCGGGCGCGGCGGAGGGGGCTCGGGGCCCGCCGGTTGAGGATGCGGTAGCGGTAGGTCTTGCCGAGGGCATCGTGCTGGGCGTGGAAGTCCGCCGCCTCGCGGCAGTCCAGCACGGCGAGGTCCTTGCCGATCAAGCCGCCCGCGCCGAGGCGGATCTTCAGGAGCTCGATGCCGGAGCAGGTGTCGAAGTGGGCCACCTGGCCCAGGGCGTGGACGCCCGAGTCCGTGCGGCCCGAGCCCACGATGCGGATCTCCTCGCCGCACAGGGTGGAGAGGGCGCGCTCGAGTTCTCC is a genomic window containing:
- the truA gene encoding tRNA pseudouridine(38-40) synthase TruA — its product is MREKGLRRLAIWVEYDGAEFQGWQVQPGARTVQGELERALSTLCGEEIRIVGSGRTDSGVHALGQVAHFDTCSGIELLKIRLGAGGLIGKDLAVLDCREAADFHAQHDALGKTYRYRILNRRAPSPLRRARTWHLRAPLGVERMREAAAFLAGEHDFAAFCREQGRPASTVRRLDRLEVRREEDEVVIEAAGNGFLRHMVRTIAGTLAQAGRGDRTPESVRRALESLDRTQAGPTAPPQGLYLVSVDYGPRTPPPAPPEPDAAEATLDAGEGL